The Pan paniscus chromosome 1, NHGRI_mPanPan1-v2.0_pri, whole genome shotgun sequence genome has a segment encoding these proteins:
- the TMEM200B gene encoding transmembrane protein 200B has translation MTAGSPEECGEVRRSPEGRVSRLGRRLGRRRRPRSPPEPLRVRARLRLRSPSGAFAALGALVVLVGMGIAVAGYWPHRAGAPGSRAANASSPQMSELRREGRGGGRAHGPHERLRLLGPVIMGVGLFVFICANTLLYENRDLETRRLRQGVLRAQALRPPDGPGWDCALLPSPGPRSPRAVGCAEPEIWDPSPRRGTSPVPSVRSLRSEPANPRLGLPALLNSYPLKGPGLPPPWGPRTQTGHVIITVQPSGSCIEHSKSLDLGLGELLLGAPAARDCAHRSWPRLDRLSLGGYAKLGGGGDLGARV, from the coding sequence ATGACGGCCGGGAGCCCCGAAGAATGCGGGGAGGTGCGGAGGAGCCCCGAGGGCCGCGTCTCTCGCTTGGGCCGCCGCCTGGGCCGCCGCCGGCGCCCGCGCTCCCCGCCCGAGCCTCTGCGGGTGCGGGCGCGGCTGCGGCTGCGCTCGCCGTCGGGGGCGTTCGCGGCGCTGGGGGCGCTCGTGGTACTGGTGGGTATGGGCATTGCAGTGGCCGGCTACTGGCCGCACCGGGCCGGGGCCCCAGGGTCCCGGGCCGCCAATGCCAGCTCGCCCCAGATGAGCGAGCTGCGACGCGAGGGTCGCGGCGGGGGCCGGGCTCACGGCCCGCACGAGCGGCTGCGGCTCCTCGGGCCGGTGATCATGGGCGTCGGCCTGTTCGTGTTCATCTGCGCCAACACGCTGCTGTATGAGAACCGAGACTTGGAGACGCGACGGCTCCGCCAGGGGGTGCTGCGGGCCCAGGCGCTCCGGCCCCCCGACGGCCCGGGCTGGGACTGCGCCCTCCTTCCCAGCCCCGGCCCTAGGAGTCCCCGAGCCGTAGGCTGCGCAGAGCCAGAAATCTGGGACCCGTCCCCGCGTCGGGGTACTTCACCCGTCCCGTCAGTGCGGAGTCTGCGTTCAGAGCCCGCTAATCCTCGCTTGGGGTTACCTGCCTTGCTCAACAGCTACCCGCTGAAGGGCCCCGGGCTGCCCCCACCCTGGGGTCCACGGACGCAGACTGGCCATGTGATCATCACCGTGCAGCCGTCTGGCTCCTGCATTGAACATTCCAAGTCTCTGGATCTGGGCCTTGGGGAGCTCCTCCTTGGGGCCCCAGCAGCTCGGGACTGTGCTCACCGAAGCTGGCCACGGCTGGACCGCCTCAGTCTTGGGGGCTATGCCAAattgggaggaggaggggacttGGGGGCCCGGGTCTGA